The sequence below is a genomic window from Anopheles cruzii chromosome 3, idAnoCruzAS_RS32_06, whole genome shotgun sequence.
AGTTCAGGTGGTTgaaattgctgctgctgttgttgctgctgtaatTGCACGGCCAGCGACAAATTCATGCGAGTGTTGCCCGTCATATTGTCCGTACCATCGCTAGCGGTAAGCCCCACTGGTGGGGGCCGCAGTCTGGACGGGTCAAGTAGTGATTGCATTTTGGACTGCTTTTTCACCGGAGTACGATTGGGAGACGATTTGCGACTGCTTGTGTAAGATTTTAGCACCTTTGCCCTGAAGAGACAGTAACATGATGAAATTGCCGCACACACTCGATTGTGCAGCTGCCTTCACTTACGCTTCGCTTAACTTTTTCAGCAACCGGCGATAGGCCTGGTACTCTTCCTCACCAAACTCGTTCGGATCGTGTCGTGCATGTTCATACCTGGTTCGAATAACAGTCTACGTTAGAAAatccataaaaaaaacccgccgcTACTTAGATGACCGTACATATCACAGAATTGATGTACTAGTCTTTGGCCAGGACCATTCAAAGGTGCCGCCAAGGTCGTGAGCAGAAAGGCTCTCAAGCTGTCCCTCGGATGTCTGCTGGAGCCGTCCTGTTTCGCCACTTCACGTTCGAGCTCCTTCACATCATCGACCGCCTTCATTCGCCAGTAGTATGGTGGAAGATTGGAATCTGGCTGAAGGATGTACTTTTCGTCATCCTTGTCGTTCCAGATCAGCTTTGGTTCGTAGTAAATTTTCTGAATAGAGTCAAGCCTTCGCtctatttctttctttatCGACTGCAATGGAAGATCTATGTACTCTAAAGCCACGGAAAAGCGATTCCCACGGGTCGCTCCTGTACCTTCTTTGCGTCATGGCCAACAGACACATGTGGTCCCCGGCGTTGCCTGAGCGTAAACCGAACTATTTGCCGTTTcgcaaaaatgaaacacattGTGACACCCAAAACGCCTCCACCTATAATCAACACTATCATTACGCCCGACAGCTCCTCC
It includes:
- the LOC128272983 gene encoding protein C1orf43 homolog isoform X2, with the translated sequence MEELSGVMIVLIIGGGVLGVTMCFIFAKRQIVRFTLRQRRGPHVSVGHDAKKSIKKEIERRLDSIQKIYYEPKLIWNDKDDEKYILQPDSNLPPYYWRMKAVDDVKELEREVAKQDGSSRHPRDSLRAFLLTTLAAPLNGPGQRLVHQFCDMYEHARHDPNEFGEEEYQAYRRLLKKLSEAAKVLKSYTSSRKSSPNRTPVKKQSKMQSLLDPSRLRPPPVGLTASDGTDNMTGNTRMNLSLAVQLQQQQQQQQFQPPELEENEILSISQYHGETGLSKIEMV
- the LOC128272983 gene encoding protein C1orf43 homolog isoform X1, with product MEELSGVMIVLIIGGGVLGVTMCFIFAKRQIVRFTLRQRRGPHVSVGHDAKKSIKKEIERRLDSIQKIYYEPKLIWNDKDDEKYILQPDSNLPPYYWRMKAVDDVKELEREVAKQDGSSRHPRDSLRAFLLTTLAAPLNGPGQRLVHQFCDMYEHARHDPNEFGEEEYQAYRRLLKKLSEAAKVLKSYTSSRKSSPNRTPVKKQSKMQSLLDPSRLRPPPVGLTASDGTDNMTGNTRMNLSLAVQLQQQQQQQQFQPPELEENEILSISQYHGETETFTIRRSFKN